Proteins from a genomic interval of Schaalia odontolytica:
- the prfA gene encoding peptide chain release factor 1, translating to MAATDELGALEPLLAEYEQVEAQMADPRTLADPQLMRRVGRRYAELGRVKAAADRLSAAAGDLQAARELAVEDRSFADEIPALEEEEAAAHEALVKILAPRDPEDAMDVILEIKAGEGGEESALFASDLARMYGRYAEAHGWSVTELSATHTELGGFKDVTLAIRAKGTPAPDEGVWAHLKYEGGVHRVQRVPITESQGRIHTSAVGVFVMPEIEDDDEIVIDPADLRIDVYRSSGPGGQSVNTTDSAVRITHLPSGIVVSMQNEKSQLQNKEAALRVLASRLAAEARAKREAEASAQRLSQVRTVDRSERIRTYNFPENRIADHRTGFKAHNLDAVLSGALDAVISSLREADEAERLAAAARS from the coding sequence GTGGCCGCGACGGATGAGCTCGGCGCCCTGGAACCCCTGCTGGCCGAATACGAGCAGGTCGAAGCGCAGATGGCGGATCCGCGCACCCTGGCCGACCCGCAGCTGATGCGCCGCGTGGGGCGCCGCTACGCCGAACTTGGCCGCGTCAAGGCAGCGGCCGACCGCCTGAGCGCGGCGGCCGGAGACCTACAGGCCGCGCGAGAGCTGGCCGTCGAAGATCGTTCCTTCGCAGACGAGATCCCCGCCCTCGAAGAAGAGGAAGCAGCCGCACACGAAGCGCTGGTGAAGATCTTGGCCCCGCGCGATCCCGAGGACGCAATGGACGTCATCTTGGAGATCAAGGCCGGTGAGGGCGGCGAGGAATCCGCGCTATTCGCCTCCGACCTGGCACGCATGTACGGGCGCTACGCGGAGGCGCACGGCTGGAGCGTTACCGAGTTGAGCGCGACCCACACAGAGCTCGGCGGATTCAAGGACGTGACACTCGCGATCCGAGCCAAGGGCACACCTGCGCCCGACGAGGGCGTGTGGGCACACCTGAAATACGAGGGTGGCGTCCACCGGGTTCAGCGCGTGCCCATCACGGAATCCCAGGGCCGCATCCACACGAGCGCCGTCGGGGTCTTCGTCATGCCCGAGATCGAGGATGACGACGAGATCGTCATCGACCCGGCCGACCTGCGCATCGACGTCTACCGTTCGAGCGGCCCGGGGGGACAGTCGGTCAACACGACCGACTCCGCCGTGCGCATCACGCACCTACCCTCCGGCATCGTCGTGTCGATGCAGAACGAGAAGTCACAGCTGCAGAACAAGGAGGCTGCCCTGCGTGTGCTTGCCTCGCGACTGGCGGCCGAGGCGCGAGCCAAGAGGGAGGCCGAGGCCTCGGCCCAGCGTCTCTCGCAGGTGCGTACCGTGGACCGCTCCGAACGCATCCGCACCTACAACTTCCCGGAGAACCGCATCGCGGATCACCGCACCGGCTTCAAGGCCCACAACCTTGATGCTGTCCTATCGGGCGCGCTCGACGCCGTTATCTCCTCGCTGCGCGAGGCCGACGAGGCCGAACGCCTGGCAGCGGCCGCGCGATCGTGA
- a CDS encoding N5-glutamine methyltransferase family protein → MSVNVNGGWELTEARSWARTRLGAAGVDSVDADVRELLQWACGVSSPWSVPTTLSAEQAEKLRSGVGERALRIPLQHVTGRMYFRSLTLQSIPGVFVVRPETEVLAGLAIDEAAAVVRARGEARVVDLCTGSGAIAFSVATEAEHTEVWAVEKEPDPFALACRNRDLLGARGVHLERGDATDPATLAHLDAMVDVVVTNPPYVPADEMPTQPEAAADPHSALYGGSSDGTDIPVRIIGRCLTLLRPGGVLLMEHSPSQAECLRERARAVGLCDVSTAPDLAGRARFLRARLPQSTPAGASVTQ, encoded by the coding sequence GTGAGCGTGAACGTGAACGGCGGGTGGGAGCTGACCGAGGCGCGATCCTGGGCGCGCACACGCCTCGGCGCGGCCGGGGTCGACTCGGTCGATGCCGACGTGCGCGAGCTGCTCCAGTGGGCGTGCGGGGTGTCCTCGCCGTGGTCTGTTCCCACCACGCTGTCGGCGGAGCAGGCGGAGAAGCTGCGATCCGGGGTGGGGGAGCGGGCCCTGCGCATCCCGCTTCAGCACGTCACCGGGCGCATGTACTTCCGCTCCCTCACCCTGCAATCGATCCCCGGTGTCTTCGTCGTTCGCCCCGAGACCGAGGTGCTCGCCGGCCTGGCCATTGACGAGGCCGCAGCCGTCGTGCGAGCGCGCGGTGAAGCCCGCGTCGTGGACCTGTGCACCGGATCGGGCGCCATCGCGTTTTCGGTCGCGACGGAGGCTGAGCACACCGAGGTCTGGGCGGTCGAGAAGGAACCCGATCCTTTCGCGTTGGCCTGCCGCAACCGCGACCTTTTGGGAGCGCGCGGTGTCCACCTCGAACGCGGTGATGCGACAGATCCGGCGACTCTTGCGCACCTGGACGCGATGGTCGACGTCGTCGTCACGAACCCGCCCTACGTGCCCGCCGATGAGATGCCGACCCAGCCCGAAGCCGCGGCGGATCCCCATTCCGCCCTCTACGGTGGAAGCTCCGATGGGACCGACATCCCCGTGCGTATCATTGGCCGGTGCCTGACTCTCTTGCGCCCGGGCGGAGTGCTCCTCATGGAGCACTCGCCAAGTCAAGCCGAGTGCCTGCGCGAGCGCGCCCGGGCGGTCGGCCTGTGCGACGTGTCGACGGCTCCCGACCTCGCCGGACGCGCACGTTTCCTGCGCGCCCGATTGCCTCAATCGACGCCGGCGGGCGCTTCCGTGACACAATGA
- a CDS encoding L-threonylcarbamoyladenylate synthase codes for MKPMSTETILTIAPTVRDEDLARAAAVLSNGGILVVPTDTVYGIGCDAANHEAVAEVLAAKGRGRQMPPPVLVASVDAIDTLCVDVPDAARALARAFWPGALTLILRARPDLGWDLGQTAGTIGVRMPNQDALLRLLKEFGPMAVTSANLTGQPPATTVEQAVASFGARVGAYLDGGPTRGSTASSIIDCAHGEPRAIRLGAISLEELSSRAGVSIAPVEVGRA; via the coding sequence ATGAAGCCGATGAGCACCGAGACGATCCTGACCATCGCGCCGACCGTGCGTGACGAGGACCTCGCGCGCGCGGCCGCCGTGCTGAGCAACGGGGGGATCCTCGTGGTCCCCACCGACACGGTGTACGGCATCGGGTGCGATGCCGCCAACCACGAGGCCGTGGCGGAGGTCCTGGCCGCCAAGGGGCGTGGGAGACAGATGCCTCCGCCCGTCCTCGTCGCCTCCGTGGACGCGATCGACACGCTGTGCGTTGATGTCCCCGACGCGGCGCGCGCCCTCGCGCGGGCGTTCTGGCCCGGCGCACTCACCCTGATTCTGCGTGCCCGCCCCGACCTCGGGTGGGATCTGGGACAGACCGCAGGGACGATCGGCGTGCGCATGCCCAACCAAGACGCGCTGCTGCGGCTCCTCAAAGAGTTCGGCCCGATGGCCGTCACGTCAGCGAACCTGACGGGCCAGCCTCCCGCCACGACGGTTGAGCAGGCGGTCGCCTCCTTCGGCGCGCGCGTCGGGGCCTACCTGGACGGTGGTCCCACCCGGGGCTCCACGGCCTCGTCCATCATCGACTGTGCTCACGGCGAACCACGCGCCATCCGCCTGGGGGCCATCAGCCTGGAAGAACTGAGCTCCAGGGCGGGCGTGTCCATCGCGCCCGTGGAGGTGGGGCGCGCGTGA
- a CDS encoding MraY family glycosyltransferase, with translation MKVYVLLASIAMALTILLTPMVRWTCLRFGIVPPLRGRDLQKTPIPRLGGVAMTIALIATMVLASRIPYMAPLFTTTIPWAVMAGAGAMCVLGIIDDIIELDWMAKLGGQVLIAGGMAFGGVQLASFPIFGITLGSSRLWLFVSVFFIVGIMNAVNFIDGLDGLASGMIAIGAGAFFIYSYIITRLMGAASYATTASLVVITLLGVCAGFLWFNFHPSSIMMGGGAETMGLVLAAAGIIVTGKIDPSLLGRQQMIVSGLPLILPMSVIFMPVADLVVTSIRRMKRGKSPFVADRSHFHDRLLVAGHSHRGVVAILWMWTMIVCVSAVGLLVYDWWLVALVAISASAVGVAVTTREFPKEDTGEETPA, from the coding sequence GTGAAGGTCTATGTGCTGCTGGCCTCCATCGCGATGGCCCTGACGATTCTGCTCACCCCCATGGTCCGCTGGACGTGCCTTCGCTTCGGCATCGTGCCGCCCCTGCGCGGACGCGACCTGCAAAAGACGCCCATCCCGCGCCTGGGCGGCGTCGCCATGACGATTGCTCTCATCGCCACCATGGTGCTTGCCTCGCGCATTCCCTACATGGCCCCGCTGTTTACCACCACGATCCCGTGGGCGGTCATGGCCGGAGCGGGGGCAATGTGCGTCCTGGGCATCATCGACGACATCATCGAACTCGATTGGATGGCCAAACTCGGCGGCCAGGTCCTCATCGCCGGAGGCATGGCCTTCGGGGGAGTCCAGCTCGCGTCCTTCCCGATCTTCGGCATCACGTTGGGATCCTCACGCCTGTGGCTCTTCGTCTCAGTCTTCTTCATCGTCGGCATCATGAACGCCGTCAACTTTATTGACGGGCTCGATGGCCTGGCCTCCGGCATGATCGCCATCGGCGCGGGGGCCTTCTTCATCTACTCCTACATCATCACCCGCCTCATGGGGGCCGCCTCCTACGCGACGACGGCGAGCCTCGTCGTCATCACCCTGCTTGGTGTATGCGCGGGATTCCTCTGGTTCAACTTCCACCCCTCCTCGATCATGATGGGCGGAGGAGCCGAAACCATGGGGCTGGTGCTGGCCGCAGCGGGCATCATCGTCACGGGGAAGATCGATCCATCGCTGCTGGGGCGCCAGCAGATGATCGTCTCGGGGCTGCCCCTCATCCTCCCGATGTCCGTTATTTTCATGCCCGTCGCCGACCTCGTCGTCACCTCGATTCGGCGCATGAAACGGGGTAAGAGCCCCTTCGTCGCAGACCGCTCTCACTTCCACGACCGGCTGCTTGTGGCCGGCCACTCCCACCGCGGGGTCGTCGCGATCCTGTGGATGTGGACCATGATCGTCTGCGTCTCCGCCGTCGGACTGCTCGTCTACGACTGGTGGCTCGTCGCCCTCGTTGCGATCAGTGCGTCCGCCGTCGGCGTCGCCGTCACTACACGAGAGTTCCCGAAGGAAGACACGGGAGAGGAAACCCCCGCATGA